The Malaclemys terrapin pileata isolate rMalTer1 chromosome 2, rMalTer1.hap1, whole genome shotgun sequence nucleotide sequence TGTCATCTAGTACATGCAGAGCGGTTAACTTTTAAAGTGGTATACAAAGGGTGCATTCAGGGGACAAGAGTGCACCCCAAAACGCACAGAGGGAGCAGCTATTGCTCAGCGCTTACCGTGGGGCCGGCAAACGTTGTTCGATAAGTTATCTGAACGGGAAGCTGGAGCCATAAAGGGCCTGGCAGGGGAAGTCCCTGGTGTCTTCCCTGGCAGGGCCAGTTACCTTCATGTCTGACTCCCCAAGAGGCAAGGAGCAGCCGGGCTGTGCCCCTGCCGATCTCCCCAGGGAAGCCCCCCTGTCTGGCTAGGCGGTGGGCAAGTCTGCTGAGAGAAGAAGGGTGGGTTGATACTCACCCGAGTCGCTGCTGGTGGTGGGCGGGGTGTCATCGCCCAGCAGGGAagccgggctggagctgggggagccGGGCTTGGAAGATCTCTCACTGAGCGGGTAGGGGAAGACCACGGAGGGGTCTATGCAGTCGGAGGCGGCGGCGCCCAGGTCGTGCAGGTAGGTACTGgcggaggcgggggagggggccaggcaAGGCGGCTGCGAGGGCGGCGGTGGCGGGCAGAGCCGGGAGCCGGAGCCCCCTTCCCTGCGGGCCGCCTGGTAGGAGGCCAGCTTCTCGGACACCACCTTCTCCAGCTTGGCGGCGGCGGAGAAGCCGCTCCACATGCAGTCCTGGATGATGATGGATTTCACGAAGGATTCGTCGTCCGGGTCGCAGATGAAGCTCTGGTTCACCATGTCTCCCCCCAGCAGCTCTGTCACCATCTCCAGCTGATCGGCGGTGGAGGGGAAGTAGGCGGCGGCCAGGCTGGAGCGGCGGCTGGGCGAGAGGGGCGGCGTGGGCAGCAGCTCGAACTTCTTCCAGATGTCCTCGGAGGGGGCGGGCGGCTGGAGCTCGCTGCCCCGCTGCTGCGCCGCCAGGTAgaagttctcctcctcctcctcgaagTAGAAGTAGGGCTGCACCGAGTCGTAGTCGTAATCGTAGTTCTTGCTGGGGAGGGTCGAGGTCAGCGGCATCGCGGCGGCTGGTGCCTGAGGGCCAAGGGAGGGGGGACACGGGTCAGGGCGCCGCGGGGTAACAACGGGGTGCAGCCCCCCCACCATGCAACACTGAGTGAAGCCCCCGATAAATGGGGTTCAGCCCCCGGAGCACCCCGATAAACGGTGCAAACAGGGGGACACCCCCGTGGAGAAGGGGGGCACCTACCCCCTAATACGGCGCAGGAGTGGGCTGCAACCACCGACCCCCCATCAATAGAGGACATACGGGGCACACTACCAGCCCGCAGTTCGCTCCGGTGCAAACCGGGGAGCAAAAGACCCCTCCGCCCGCACCCGCAGTGCGCCGGGCTGGACAGCGGGCGCTGCGGCTGAAGCACCTCCTTAGAGCCGGAACCACCTTAACAGAGCGCGGCGACCGCTGcgcacttctccccccccccagcggtaGGGGCTCCCCGGGATTCTCTCCCCTGCGTCGCCGCCCGCCTCCGGGTTCCTCTCCGCCCCTTCGCCTCCCCTCCCGGACCCAGGTCTTGGCCAGCTCGGCTCCGTCCCTTCCTCGGGAGCCGGCTCCCGGTCCCCGCAGATCCTGTCCAGCCCAGCTGGAGAGCGGGGAAAATGAGCCAGCGCCCGGCCAGGGACCCCTCTGCCCAGCACCAGCCCCACGTCCCCGGCAGGTCAAGAGCCGGAGCCGGCAACCGGGGAAAAGCGGAGCGAATCCCTCCAGCGGCTTCCAGgacaggcagctccccacctaccCCGCTGCCCCAAGCCTCAGTCCCCCTGGACTGCAAATGGGGCAGGGGGAAACCAAACTCTGCTGCCCGTGTGCCCAGCACCCAACCGGGACACTGGCTGGGTACAACCCCAGACCTCAGGGCACCCCTGTCCCCCGCCCGGGGCTGCAAGCGGGGACACTGAAGTGCCCGGGGAAAAGCCCGATTTAAAGACCCCAGTGCAATGAATGAGGAAGGCAGAGCGCGCCTTACACACAGGCTGCCCGTGCTGCAGCTGTTATACACCTTGTGTCACTGCGTCTAGACACACTTCCCAGCTGAGCCACCCCTCGAGCTCAGCGCTTCACCAAGGGGGTCACTAGCGTAGCCCCCCCAAAGGGTGCAAACCCAGGGCAGACCCCCCCGGGGGAGAACCCTACCAACCAAAGGTGCGAACACGTCTTTGCAAACTCACCGGTTCCTCCGATGCACCGGCTGGGATATGCAGCGGGGGACGGATTAAAGACGGTGCAAAAAAAAGCgaaaggggaaaaaggaaaacaaaaaccctgTCCCGCAATAATGATCCCACAAAAGCGGCAGGCAGCGGGGGGGAAGCGCCTTTCCCGGCGGCTTTCAGCGCCAGCCCCTCGCGCACGGAATTGTAAGTCCAAGGCAGCGCCGCCGTGTCCGGGGGCAGTCGGAAGTTCGCTCGCTCGCTCGGCTGTAAAGCGCCGGCCGGCGTAAGAGGGGAGGGGGCTTGACTAGGAGGCGGTGCAGCGACTGCTACCGTGCGAGCccgtctccctccctctctccactgCAAAGAGCAGGCAGCCTCCCCACACTGCTGCTTTTATAGGGCTACGCCTTTCCCGCCAAGCGGAGCTGCGGACTAGCTGGTGGAGGGGGCTAGTGAGCGAGGGGTGGGATTGGTGCATTACGAGGACTATTTTGTttgccgccgccgccgcagcaGTGTGTAAAGCAAGGAGGAAAGGCAGCTAGTATTACTAGCGGGGAAAGGGACTGGGGGGGACAGGCTGCATTGTACCATAACAGGCGCTACTAGAAGCCAGAGAAACGGAAGTAAACATAGTAAGAGCACCAGAGATGAATTAAAGTGCTCGCTGCAATTGCTCCTGCCCATCGGACATTTCCCTGACCTCCTTTCCACCCATGCAACAGAAAATACTCGTGCAACACAGGTCACTTGGTGACCACCTTTACCGCCGCGATCATGGGGCTGGAgcgatgtttattttttttattttgcaagcCGGCGTTGCATAACACCTCCCCAGCTTTCATCTCAGGGGTATAAGCCATCGATTGTCATTTGGCCGCTTTGTTAAACAAAGGCTGGAGATGTTTGGAAGGAGGCGCTCCTCAGGTGTGCATGGAAAGGAAGGTTGCAGGGCAACTAGAAAAGGGGTTGGTGCAAAAGCAAAGGAAGCAGAGAGGAAAACGTAAACGAGGgaaatattaaaatgttatcAGAGCAGAAGGAGCATTTCTTGCCCGGGTATCGCGAGCACGTCTCCCCAGGTTGTTATCCCCTGCATGCATTTCCTAGCGCATGcacagaagggttaaaaagcagaaGGAGGTTACCGGCTTTGGCCCAGGGAGGTTACTAGACGGAGTAAACCCAAGCAGAGGGGCAAGAGACAATTGGTTTTACTCCCCAAATGGCTGCTGCAATCTGGTGTCTCCGCCACAGTCTCTAtgtcctttttaatttaaaagtatctttccccctctggaaaaaaaatagtgggagcTTAATAAACCAGCTGGCTCCGCCCAAATGACAGACTCAAGTGCAAAGCTTTCTCAGTGGCGATTGCAAAGAGGGAAATGGATCCAGGCTCAGCCTGCCCTTACCCCAGCAGACGGGCGGCTCCGCCAGGTTCATCTCCCAggtaaagggagggagggaaaaccgttaactctttcctttctctACCACGCAAAAATCCCCGCCTGCTGTCGGCTCCTTTATTCTTTGCTACAGATACTCTACCTGCCCAGTTATTCCAGACACCTGGGCTTTCCAACATGCCATTTATTTCACACTACCCCTCCCCGTTTCACAGGTTCACCTAGTTGTCCCCTTGTTACGCTTTTTCTCGCCTGTTTCGTCTCTTACGTATTAACCTGGTTGGCATGAGATCCTTTTACAGCCAACCAGGGAGAGCCAGACCAAATACTTGAGAGTGATTTGCaccattttaaaatgcagctgGCTTCAAAGGGTCAGACGAGCCAGGTCCTTTCCCTGTTGCTCAGATTAAGCTGCTCCCCCTGCGTCTTCTTAACAAACTTTCCTTTACCTCCTATGCACTTACAAACAAACCTCGGGGAAGCAATTAGGGGGGAAAGTGCTATCATacctatttgttaaaatattgtgaCGTGTAATCCTACACTCATagcttgcaggaaaaaaaaatcagaggccTCTGGTTCGCTGCAGGAAACAAAAATTCTTAGCCAGGGATTCACTACTGCACCACTACTGGCTTTGGCTGCAAAAACGATTCTCACGCCTGGTCCCTCCGCACTGGTAGCGGAGTAATTGCGCCCTCTACTGGCTCACAGATTACCAGGAGAGAATTATAAAAAGGGAGAGGCAGGCTGTGGAGAATGTGTGAATCACGCATTTCGGTGCAGATTTGATGATAAGCGCGGAGGCTCCTTATTACTGCCGTGTCTCTTTGTAGCTCCAGACCACAATGGTGGGGAGGGACGGAGGAGTGGAGGCTTCTCAAAACAGGATGGGGATCTACTCTGAGTCAGATACCTTTTGATCTTTACCTAGTGTTTGATACTTTTTTTCCACTGTAGTTTTGTTTTCACACATTCAGGTATCATCAACCACCACTATTTTTCTCTCCTTAAAACGAGTTCCTACTGTTCATTCAGTTAATTTATAGCCAATGTACAAACACCTGTGTGTACACATGATCCTATACCTGTCCTCAGAGAACCACCTTGGTCCCAAGAGAAACTTTGGACAACATTCTGTTAGAGACACTTCTATTTCTATAGCCTATTAATAGATGGGACTGATGTATGGAGAAAGATTAAAACTGCTAGATATGTGCAGCTTGGCTAAACTACCACCAAGAGTAGTAAATCTTTGTAATCATCACTATGTATCACTATTAGTGCAATATcaagggtgaaatcatggccctattgaagtcaatggacgttTTGCCATATAGACGtcaatgggcccaggatttccACCCCAAGAAGGGAAAATAATCATTTATGGTGATAGAAGGGGTATATGTAACTAGGATGAAAagtgaaaaaagaaaaccagctGAATGTCAGGAAAGCCTCAGGATCTAATAGATTAGGGAATAGCctgccaaaggaagtggtggaatctccattgtcCTTGACTCTCTAGAGTTGGCAAAGGGCTTCAGAATATGGTGTGAGGAACTAGAGGCAGTTCCTGCAGTGAGCAGATGATAAACTGATTTAAGAGCATCTCTGCAGTTTTAAGAGTGTCTTAAATCATCTTAGTTTAAATCAGTTTGTACTCAatttagaccttgtctacactaaaaagttgtactgctttaactctaCCAGGAGAGTTAAACAGTACCATTCCCCTAGTGgaaatgcagttatatcagtataaaggtgccttgttCTGGTCTAGTTTTTGCTGTATCTGAAGAGGAGCTTTTCAATAAGATTTTAAGGGTGGACCAGCCCTTAAGATAAATCAGTTTGAGTGTCTTAAATCAATTTAACTGTCCACAGGGGGTAGGGTTGATGGATTTGAAACAAGTTAGGCTTGAGCTACAATCAGTAGGGATGTAATTTCTTACTAATGTAGGCAAACCACTACAACCCCTAGTGTGGCCGTAGTTATAATGGTATAATTCAAGTGGTACAGCTTTTGTGTTCAGCCAAGGCTTTACAGGCACAAGCTAAGTTGTTATAATCAGTTTTAAATTGATAAGTGTGTCTACATTGGACTGAATTTGTGCAAACCAATCAGATTAAAACCCCTTTGGTTAAAACAAGGTAAATTCTGTGCGCAGACCAGCTTTTACACACATTAATCTCCATCTACATCAGCATGGCAACACTGGGCGAGCCCTCATGTGGATGGGTCATTTGCTGCCAGACATTTTAAGAGCCATGTCATCTACCTCTGCTCAGAATAAGCCTGAAATATATAGTGTCTTAAAactcaaaaacaacaaaacctccTCCCAAACAACAGAAATACAAAATGCCCCATCTATACTAGAGCTCCCAGTGGAGTAGAACCAGTGTTGGCAACTTTGGTAAATTTATAGAAAGAGTTGAGAGTCATAATTCTGTCTGTGATGTGACATCATCAAATGCAGAGCAATTAATGGCAGTATCACAGGTGATTATGACTTGAAGTGAGCAGGACCTCTACCTAGCAAACACCCTATTTCTCCCGGAGTTAAAAAacaagggaggagaaagaaataTGATATTGAAGCAATGCGGgctctaaataaaatgttttccaaagtgtTTTATGGGTGACTGCATGTCTCCTACAGATAAAAGATGTGACTCTGGTAGCCAGCACAAAGGGGAACCAGTGCAGCCATTACATGACAACTTCACCTTAGATAGAGCAGGATACTTGGCTACTATATCCTACATCCTTCCAGGTTGTGAATGACCTGGGGCAAGataagagagagaaatataaatctccagtggtttgagcattggcctgctaaacccagggttgtgagttcaatccttgagggggccacttggggatctggggcaaaatcagtacttggtcctgctagtgaaggcagggggctggacttgatgaccttcaaggtcccttccagttctaggagatgggatatctccattaattttattttattttattttattttaaagactttTGACAGAATAGCCATTAGATTGGAAGAATACACACACAAGTATATTGTTACAGAGGTGATGCCTTTTCCATGGAGAGCTTAATGCCAAATAAGAGATGGGAAGAGGACTGAGCCAATGATCTGCATGGAATTTACACAGATGAGCAGGGATCGTTGAaacttgtggggaaaaaaacaaggaaaagttGAAAATTGTGGAAAAAGCTACATACCATCTCTGCATGTGTGAGTAAAACTGTAAACCATTTTGCCATGTTCTATGTACCTTACTTAAACAtggcataaaaatattttttcaaggaATGCTTGCTTAATTGTTTTGCTGCTAATGTACTGTATGTTACTGGAGCCAACACAAATCTGCCTCCTCTGCAGTCAAATTCTGAGGAGATTTTCACCTCAACTCCATGTAACTGTGCAGCTCACTAATCTTCTGTTCAGAGGGAAATTTAAAAAGTACaccctaaatatttttctttccccgTAAAAGACTCACACAAGCAAAATGGGGACAGTATCTAAGGCCTAATTCTGCACTCAGATCAATTAATGTGGGCCCCTGCATCTATATAGTCAGGTTCAGTAGCACGCCCAGATGCAAGATCAGGCACTAACTGCTTATACAGGAGAAAGAGTCAGTTTCATTCTGTTAGGTGTTGTCTACCAAATGTACAAAGGAAacaacaccctccctccccattttctcATCTCTTTCAGTTTGAATAATTTCTTTAACAATAGGTTATAAGATTCAGACAGAGGTATAATTCTTAAATTGACAGAGTAGACTTATATGACTTGGTGGTAAAATGCCTTAACTAGTGCTTCTAGTAGAGAAGTAGACCATTGCTACCACCAGTCTTGCTGCTACACCAGTGAACATGGTGGTGAATTACTGGGCTTCTATATGCCAGTATAGACTGAGTCGCAGGGGAAAGTGATAATATTAATCATGAATACATGCTACAGAAGTTTCAGTTAATCTGAACTATGCTAATGCTAGAAACAGGAATAATTATTCATTTTAAGATAATATAAAACATTGCCTACTTTTGGAAGCAATAGTTGTATCTCTTATAACCTTGCCAATAGCCCTTCCCACAATTATGTTGTGGGGTCAGGTAATGTAGCACCTGGtataatttattcattttattgtccTTAATGCTCAGGGCTTTGTTCAAACATTGCAGGTTCTTTGCCCTGGCCAAGCTTCTCTTGATCCTCCACCCTATAATCCTTTTTAAACAGACATTCAATCCATTTACTCTTAAtagaaaaagagagagggggaaCAAAATGAAACAAGAGCAAAACAAAGGGACTGGAGGGGGAAGTGCTAAATAGCATATTCATTTTAGATATGATTCTCCAGTCCTGCAAAAAGAACTCACACCCACCTGgaacccactgaagccaaagggtgagatcttggccccattgatgtgtgttttgctattgacttcagtggagctggtcTTTCACCTCAGGTGTAGGGTGTCCATCCCCTGCagttctctttgcaggatcaggctctgaagATTGTATTCGGGTgtggatatttaaaaataaatataacatcCAAGTTTGGTCCcaattcagttttttgttttgtttttaaagctggtggtgggggaggtgtCAAATCAAGAGCTCAGTGACAAGAtcttaaaaccattttaaaaggtttattttGAAGGTGGTTTTGGTATGTAATCCACCTCTGTATCTTGCTATACCTGAAAGTAATATTAGAAACCACTGTCAGCTAAGAAGTAATTAAAAATGTTGACTTCTCCCCGTGTTACATCTTTGATTGCTGAAAGTAAGagggttttaaaaatctaatttacttttcaagGGTATGCTCTTTACATGTTGCATTTATCTAGAAAATAATCAATCAGTTAATTTTGCTTGTTTTCAGTCAATTTCATTCTCTGGTTCTCTTGCAACTCAAAATTGTTAGGGTTATAAACATTGCAAAGGACCgtttacattaaaaacacatgcattctctgaattttttgtatttgtgtgtggaaacatttctattaaaTCATATTAGATTTCTTTAGAGTAAAAATCTCAATGCTGGCTACCTCATAATagccatttaattattttttaaatctattacCTGTTATCTAATTCAGAACATACTGAAGTAAATCAAAGGAGTTTCATggctttcagtgggttttggatcacacCCTTAATTATATTAACACTGAAATTAACACCTGGCTGAGGTTAATGAATGGGAAGGGGATGAGTTAGCACCAGTGCTTTTGGTATTGTTTGACTGGAGAGTGCTtcctgcagggctggattaaaggaaaactgcactgTTTTGAATGCATAATAAAAAGAGATGTTCAAAGCTCTTGTAAAAGATAAGCAGTTATTTTATTCAAAACTTTCTTTAGAAGAAGAGGTAACAGAGCTATCAACTTTGAAAGGCTTGTCATGCATTCCCTGAATCTTATTACACACTATTGGATTGCCAAAATAGCACAACACTAGTTGATTAACtcttctttaatatatttaagaCAGTTAAGCTATTCTAATAGGGCTGTAAATTTAAGGGGCCTCAGCTATAGATGTTGATCATAATTTACATAACATTGTTGCGGTCTATTAGCAAAAATACATTAGCCTTCCCTGTAGTAATTTTCTGCATGGAAAGAGCTGCAAGTCTCACTTTCAGACTTTTCAATGCACTCTGTAAGAAAGAATTCCATACACAAGGGAGCAGGCCAGACCTTAGTTTGTCCTCAATATTTGGAGGCCAGGGCTGTGTTGAGTGGGTGTTTGGATGCATTAAGACTGTCTCTACTTGAGGATAAGCAACTGAGGTTGAGTAAACAgtccagctgcaccagtgcaaactcCAAGAGTAGACAAGAAAGACTGCCATTTGCATTGGTGGAATTTAACCTGGTGTCAAGCAGAAGAAGGTTGTACTTGAGCAAACGGTGGCTTTGACTGTTCACACTAGGGGTTACTCTAGTGCAAAACCTAGGTAGTTTTAAAGtagagcttgatacatttatgaatgGGGTATATGACAGGGTTGTCTGGAATAGCAGGGACTGACCCCCGTGACcaaggaggtcccttccaatcatATGTCTCTATGTTCCATTTATGCTGATGGCTACAATTGGGGCAAGTCATCAGGCAAGAAAAGGCCTCAGAAATAGAACAGGGATTTGTATGCTAGTTCAATCCATGTGCTTTGTTAAATAAGTTTTCTTCACTAAGCTAAAAAGGTGCAAGAACAGCTTAACTATGATAAACAAGCAAGTACAATCACTGCCATTTTATACAGAAGCCCACCCTTTGGAGGCATTCCTAGACAAATGCACAATTTTACATCATCCTGTCTTACTTCATTTGTCAGGATACTGGCAGGTAGGCAGCCCAGTTTTCAAAAGGAGCCACCGACTTTGGATGTTCCGTTTTTGGGTATGGAACCTGACATCTTGGCCCTGACTTACAGAGGTGCTGCTCACTATAGCTCCCATCCAGTGTAAGTGCTTGATATTTCTTGAAATCACACCCtaaagtgtctcaaattgggcaccccacGCAGGAAGCATCTGACATTAGGTTCCAGTCCTATAGACAATCAAGGCATGTGGTTAACTGCTTGAAGGACCAGCAAAACACtcctgaaaatctgggccttgcCTGCCATGGGATGTTCTGAGCCATAATTTGTTAGGGCGTGCAAAGTGATTGGAGTTCCCCAGTTGGAAGTGGTTAGACAAGTAGAATATAGTATTGCAGTATGAAAGTTCTTTGCTATAACTCTAGTTCCTTTCAGTGGAAGAACAAGTCCCTCACCAACTCTCTAGGTTTGGTGTATACCCAAGAGCACTGGCTGTCATTGTTCTGATGGCGCTAAATAGGAGGCTTCTGCTTAAGCAGCGCCTGAATATGTCATATGTTATCTGAGGGCAGGAGCATGTCAGCTGGTAGAATCGGGGGTCTAGAaacaggactcttgggttctaaaCTCAGTTTTACCATTATATATTACTTGTGTTCTTGTCCCTAGGCAAATTAGTGCCTCCGTCTGTGTGCCTTAGTTTTCATCTCCCTAGGTGAGAATGTGACATCTCCACAGGCATAACAGAGAGAACTAGTTAAAAGCATAACAGGAATGAACAATACTCACTAGCTGGACAAGAGCAAGATTCACTATACAGCATATAGTTGCAAAATGGATGCTTAagggctgctgctgcttgccTCTACCAAATTTTAAAGGCCAATCCCagaaaagcatgctgggaaaagaAGGTACCCCTATGAATGGAGAATTAGTGAGAAATAGGAAGGAAGGTAAGCTTGGAGAAGTGGTATTCTAGGTAGTAACCAAGGAATCTGTTTCTAGTGACTTTTCTTGTCTGTCTCTGGACTCTATTTCTGCTATCATGTCTTCTTTGCCTTAGTTAAGATTACAAAATTGAATCATGTTTGAATATGGTGTTAGCTGAACATAGTGTAAGAGCAGCCAAAGACAATCATCATGTTCTGCATAACTGTGATTAAACCCTCCAAACATACTTGGTCAAAATGATACCGAACATGGTTTCTCCTTCCAGCACTTACAGCTAA carries:
- the MYC gene encoding myc proto-oncogene protein isoform X1 — protein: MPLTSTLPSKNYDYDYDSVQPYFYFEEEEENFYLAAQQRGSELQPPAPSEDIWKKFELLPTPPLSPSRRSSLAAAYFPSTADQLEMVTELLGGDMVNQSFICDPDDESFVKSIIIQDCMWSGFSAAAKLEKVVSEKLASYQAARREGGSGSRLCPPPPPSQPPCLAPSPASASTYLHDLGAAASDCIDPSVVFPYPLSERSSKPGSPSSSPASLLGDDTPPTTSSDSEEEPEEDEEEIDVVTTSESESITQPTEEHSKPHHSPLVLKRCHVPIHQHNYAAPPSTKLEYPSAKRIKLDNGRVLKQISNNRKCSSPRTSDTEENDKRRTHNVLERQRRNELKLSFFALRDQIPEVANNEKAPKVVILKKATEYVLSIQTDEHRLIAEKEQLRKRREQLKHKLEQLRNSCA
- the MYC gene encoding myc proto-oncogene protein isoform X2; this translates as MPLTSTLPSKNYDYDYDSVQPYFYFEEEEENFYLAAQQRGSELQPPAPSEDIWKKFELLPTPPLSPSRRSSLAAAYFPSTADQLEMVTELLGGDMVNQSFICDPDDESFVKSIIIQDCMWSGFSAAAKLEKVVSEKLASYQAARREGGSGSRLCPPPPPSQPPCLAPSPASASTYLHDLGAAASDCIDPSVVFPYPLSERSSKPGSPSSSPASLLGDDTPPTTSSDSEEPEEDEEEIDVVTTSESESITQPTEEHSKPHHSPLVLKRCHVPIHQHNYAAPPSTKLEYPSAKRIKLDNGRVLKQISNNRKCSSPRTSDTEENDKRRTHNVLERQRRNELKLSFFALRDQIPEVANNEKAPKVVILKKATEYVLSIQTDEHRLIAEKEQLRKRREQLKHKLEQLRNSCA